A region from the Paenibacillus humicola genome encodes:
- a CDS encoding metal ABC transporter ATP-binding protein, with amino-acid sequence MTAPALDVRGLSVDLDGRRILSRVSFQLRRGEFMGILGPNGAGKTTLFRALLGQLRLSEGTVQFSAAAGAGEAGRGDGLEAGPIRIGYVPQARQIDPELPLQVKDFVSLGLPHPLRFWLSRADKAAVHEAMEMTGCLHLAAKPIGRLSGGERQRAYLSQALVRKPQLLMLDEPTSNLDPGAQEQAAELVSLICRSRKIGILFISHDVNLIARYADQLLYLTPGRFAVGTVDEVMQASVLQQLYGPGFSLVRLDGKLYVTATAHDAGNAAICSHLPAELNSTL; translated from the coding sequence ATGACGGCGCCGGCTCTCGATGTTCGGGGGCTGTCCGTGGATCTGGACGGGCGGCGCATCCTCAGCCGGGTATCCTTTCAGCTTCGCCGAGGCGAGTTTATGGGGATTCTGGGACCGAACGGCGCCGGGAAAACGACGCTGTTCCGCGCGCTGCTCGGCCAGCTCCGGTTGTCGGAGGGAACCGTTCAGTTCTCCGCCGCTGCCGGAGCGGGCGAAGCCGGGCGGGGAGACGGGCTGGAGGCAGGCCCGATCCGGATCGGATACGTCCCGCAGGCCCGGCAAATCGACCCGGAGCTGCCGCTGCAGGTGAAGGATTTCGTCAGCCTCGGACTGCCGCATCCGCTGCGCTTTTGGCTGTCGCGCGCGGATAAAGCCGCGGTTCATGAGGCGATGGAGATGACGGGCTGCCTGCATCTCGCCGCGAAGCCGATCGGCCGGCTTTCCGGGGGCGAGCGCCAGCGTGCATACCTGTCGCAGGCGCTCGTCCGCAAGCCGCAGCTGCTGATGCTCGACGAACCGACGTCGAACCTCGACCCCGGCGCGCAGGAGCAGGCGGCCGAGCTTGTCAGCTTGATTTGCCGGTCGCGGAAGATCGGCATCCTGTTCATCAGTCACGACGTTAATTTGATCGCGCGCTACGCCGACCAGCTGCTATATCTGACGCCGGGCCGGTTCGCCGTCGGCACAGTGGACGAAGTGATGCAAGCGTCCGTTCTTCAGCAGCTGTACGGACCGGGGTTCAGTCTTGTTCGGCTTGACGGCAAGCTGTACGTGACGGCAACCGCGCATGATGCCGGAAACGCCGCGATTTGCAGCCACCTGCCGGCCGAACTCAATTCAACCTTATGA
- a CDS encoding metal ABC transporter solute-binding protein, Zn/Mn family, producing MNKISSLKLRAAAALTCTLLLTASMLGACGSGGNIGGSNGAGGGSGNEGAPAASGTDTSPPAAAPASAKIKIVAAENFYGEAAEAVGGDRVDVTSLLTSPDADPHDYEPTPEASKAVHDAQVVIYNGIGYDAWMKKLIDASGDAASKTVIAVGSDVMGRKEGDNEHVWYNPDTMPKYAQALAGRLGQLDPDHKADFMKRADEYIASLRPMTDLAKQLRQNAPLPVAVSEPVFDYMAEALNFSVTDMRFELAAEEETDPAPADVARLQDDIKAKKIKLFVNNIQASSATVKNIVELCKTNGIPIIEVTETMPSGKTYVQWMTVQLNQIKAALS from the coding sequence TTGAATAAAATATCGTCCTTGAAGCTGCGCGCCGCCGCGGCTCTAACCTGCACCCTTCTATTGACGGCTTCGATGCTCGGCGCATGCGGCTCTGGCGGAAATATAGGCGGCTCGAACGGCGCCGGAGGCGGAAGCGGCAATGAAGGCGCCCCGGCCGCAAGCGGAACGGACACATCGCCGCCGGCCGCAGCCCCGGCTTCGGCCAAAATCAAAATCGTCGCCGCCGAAAACTTTTACGGCGAAGCGGCGGAGGCGGTCGGAGGCGATCGGGTGGATGTAACCTCGCTGCTGACGAGTCCGGATGCGGACCCGCACGATTACGAGCCGACGCCCGAGGCATCGAAGGCGGTTCACGACGCGCAGGTCGTCATTTATAACGGCATCGGTTACGATGCATGGATGAAGAAGCTGATCGACGCCTCGGGCGACGCGGCGAGCAAGACGGTGATCGCCGTCGGCAGCGACGTGATGGGGCGGAAGGAAGGCGACAACGAGCATGTCTGGTACAACCCCGATACGATGCCGAAATACGCGCAGGCGCTGGCCGGCCGGCTCGGTCAGCTCGATCCGGACCACAAAGCCGATTTCATGAAGCGGGCGGATGAATATATCGCGTCGCTGCGGCCGATGACCGATCTTGCGAAGCAGCTCAGGCAAAACGCTCCGTTACCGGTCGCCGTCTCCGAGCCGGTCTTCGATTATATGGCGGAAGCGTTAAATTTCAGCGTTACCGACATGCGGTTCGAATTGGCGGCGGAGGAAGAGACCGATCCCGCTCCCGCCGACGTGGCGCGGCTTCAGGACGACATCAAGGCCAAGAAGATCAAGCTGTTCGTGAACAACATTCAAGCGTCCAGCGCGACGGTGAAGAACATTGTAGAGCTGTGCAAAACGAACGGAATTCCGATTATCGAGGTGACGGAAACGATGCCAAGCGGCAAAACGTACGTGCAGTGGATGACAGTCCAATTAAATCAAATTAAGGCAGCCTTATCATGA
- a CDS encoding ABC transporter ATP-binding protein, protein MSTGLQISNVTKYYAEGSNRISALEQVSISVELGEFVAVVGPSGSGKSTFLSIAGALLKASEGEVNLNGHLLSKLSDKELSNIRLKEIGFIMQSSNLVPYLNVLDQLLLVKRMSGKVKTMDKALAIKLLEELGLGSKLKSFPEELSGGEKQRTAIARALINNPNIILADEPTASLDTKRAHEVVSLIAHEVKSRQKAAIMVTHDERMLEYCDKVYRMEDGRLSLAEST, encoded by the coding sequence ATGTCAACAGGTTTGCAAATCAGCAATGTCACGAAGTATTATGCCGAGGGAAGTAACCGGATTTCCGCGCTTGAACAAGTATCCATCTCGGTGGAGCTTGGGGAGTTTGTTGCTGTCGTCGGACCCTCCGGGTCGGGCAAGAGCACTTTTTTATCGATTGCGGGAGCACTGCTCAAAGCCTCTGAAGGAGAAGTCAACTTGAATGGACATCTACTCTCCAAGCTTTCCGATAAAGAACTTTCAAATATCAGATTAAAGGAAATCGGTTTTATTATGCAATCGTCTAACCTGGTTCCCTATTTGAACGTCCTTGATCAATTGCTCTTAGTCAAGAGGATGTCGGGAAAGGTTAAAACCATGGATAAAGCATTGGCCATCAAGCTTCTGGAGGAATTAGGACTCGGATCGAAGCTGAAGAGCTTCCCGGAGGAACTGTCAGGGGGAGAGAAGCAGCGTACGGCCATCGCGCGAGCTTTAATAAACAATCCCAATATTATCCTGGCAGATGAGCCTACGGCCAGCTTGGATACCAAGCGAGCGCATGAAGTGGTCAGTCTGATCGCACATGAGGTAAAGTCGCGTCAGAAAGCAGCAATTATGGTCACGCACGATGAGCGGATGCTGGAATATTGCGATAAAGTATATCGGATGGAAGATGGCCGATTGTCGCTGGCTGAATCGACATGA
- a CDS encoding ABC transporter permease — protein sequence MFLAVRELMHSKMKFLMIVVIFVLVAWLVFILSGLGNGLSTLAASAFQNMKAKYVIFEQGSQSTMGKSLLSEQLVAEAEKLPNVSAASPMGSTMATALKGNSSRNEDKVDIAVLGILPGSFLEPAVIEGEGLSSENPTGVIVNKTMKDDGFKLGDTFQLDGSTQALTIVGFVDNQTYNHLSAVFVPMSEWRKIAFAAPGSDKGIASPVNAIMLQGKHINPAVISSKLANIDTVTRGAAIQGMPGYKEENGSIMMMLAFLLAISAFVLGVFFYVITMQKTNQFGIMKAIGARNSFLSKAIVSQVVVLTLTSIVVGVLLTYGTAAIMPKGMPFKLETSLVIQYSIILLVIAVLSSLVSVRTITKIDPLKALGRVE from the coding sequence ATGTTTTTAGCTGTGAGGGAATTAATGCATAGCAAGATGAAATTTTTGATGATCGTCGTTATATTTGTCCTGGTTGCATGGTTAGTATTCATCCTGTCGGGTTTGGGTAACGGATTATCGACGCTTGCGGCGTCAGCCTTCCAGAATATGAAAGCCAAATATGTCATCTTTGAACAAGGGTCGCAGTCGACCATGGGAAAGTCCCTGTTGTCTGAGCAATTGGTAGCGGAAGCAGAGAAATTGCCGAATGTATCGGCCGCATCCCCTATGGGAAGCACGATGGCTACGGCCTTGAAAGGGAATAGCTCAAGAAATGAAGATAAGGTCGATATCGCGGTCTTAGGCATTCTCCCCGGCAGCTTCCTGGAGCCGGCCGTAATCGAAGGCGAAGGACTATCTTCGGAAAATCCAACAGGTGTTATTGTAAACAAGACCATGAAGGATGACGGTTTTAAACTCGGTGATACTTTTCAATTGGACGGATCGACGCAAGCATTGACAATTGTCGGATTCGTCGACAACCAGACTTACAACCACCTCTCAGCTGTATTCGTTCCGATGTCCGAATGGAGGAAGATTGCTTTCGCCGCACCGGGATCGGATAAGGGTATTGCGAGTCCGGTTAACGCGATCATGCTGCAGGGCAAGCATATCAATCCTGCAGTTATTAGCAGTAAGCTCGCCAATATAGATACCGTGACACGCGGAGCAGCGATTCAAGGCATGCCGGGGTACAAGGAAGAGAACGGCTCCATTATGATGATGCTGGCCTTTTTGCTCGCGATTTCCGCATTCGTGCTTGGTGTGTTTTTCTATGTCATTACGATGCAGAAAACAAACCAATTCGGAATTATGAAGGCAATCGGTGCAAGAAACAGTTTTTTGAGCAAAGCCATTGTTTCACAAGTCGTTGTCCTGACGTTAACGAGTATTGTTGTTGGCGTGTTACTCACATACGGGACGGCCGCAATCATGCCGAAAGGGATGCCGTTCAAGCTGGAGACCAGCCTCGTCATCCAGTATTCGATCATCCTTCTTGTCATAGCAGTGCTCAGTTCATTGGTCTCGGTTCGTACAATAACTAAAATTGATCCGCTGAAGGCGCTCGGGAGGGTTGAATAA
- a CDS encoding TetR/AcrR family transcriptional regulator — protein MGRKQSYTESELLDITKRLVLEYGYDGFHLKLLSQHLPGARSTIYQYYANKEEIVAACMKRVITGIIEKASAIDETNPMQALQELLDIYVEESKLHQLLGDSHKINSKNSASAGRDLDFVEQAHTTLKVQLMRLFQRAQQEKKLREDIPLPVLIGGFSNLINTPNMLNVPTPEWSKLLFQMWMGGAQR, from the coding sequence ATGGGTAGAAAACAATCCTATACGGAATCGGAACTACTGGATATAACAAAAAGGTTAGTGCTTGAGTATGGATATGACGGGTTTCATCTCAAGCTGCTTTCGCAACATTTACCTGGTGCCCGAAGTACCATTTATCAGTATTATGCGAATAAAGAAGAAATTGTCGCTGCCTGTATGAAGCGCGTGATCACGGGAATTATCGAGAAGGCTTCGGCAATCGATGAGACCAACCCGATGCAAGCCCTGCAGGAGTTGCTTGATATCTATGTTGAAGAATCCAAGTTGCATCAGCTGTTAGGCGATTCTCATAAAATCAATTCAAAAAATTCGGCTTCTGCTGGTCGGGATCTTGATTTTGTTGAGCAAGCCCATACGACTCTAAAAGTTCAGCTCATGCGTCTCTTCCAAAGAGCGCAGCAGGAGAAAAAACTCAGAGAAGACATCCCGCTCCCCGTTCTGATCGGTGGTTTTTCAAACCTCATTAACACCCCTAACATGTTAAATGTCCCTACTCCCGAATGGAGCAAGCTATTGTTTCAAATGTGGATGGGAGGAGCGCAAAGGTAG